The genomic interval AAAATTGTCAGCCCGCTTCACGATAATCTCACGTTCGCCGGTCCGGGGGCAGGACGCTTTCCCACCGCCAACACGGTGGTCAACGATCTTTTAAGCCTCTATGAGGAGGATCTCGAAGCCGGGCTGGAAAAACTGCAGGAAAAAGCTTTAAACGACAGCAGCAGCCTTCTTGACCGCGATGAGTTCGTTTCCCGCTATTATCTGCGCTGGCCTTTAAAAGATCCCGAAGAACAGAAAAAACAGCTGGAAGAATTTTTTGCTGATCATGAACTGCCCCTGCAAAAAACAGCAGAATTTAACTCTCAGCTCAATTCTCTGGCAGCTGTCACCGACCGCTGCCGAACCGAAAAGCTGGAAAATCTGCTGAATGAGCTGGAAAAAAAGACCGACTATGAAAGACCGGCAGCTCTTTACAGAGTCCGTTAAAATATTTTAGCTGAACCCGTTTTTAAAACCAATTTATTTAAAATCCATCGATCACTAACACAAATCAAAAATCAACAGGAAGGGGAAATCAAAATGAGTGAAGAAAAAGATCAAGCAAAAGAAGAAAAAGGTTTTCAAACAAAAAGCGTACATGCAGGCCAGGATCCTGATCCCGCCACTGGCTCGCGGGCTGTACCAATATATCAGACCACCTCTTATGTATTTGAGGACACCGATGAGGCGGCCGATCTTTTTGCTCTGGATAAGCCCGGGAATATTTATTCCCGCATTATGAACCCCACCAATGCTGTCTTCGAAGAACGGGTTGCTGATCTCGAGGGCGGAGTGGGAGCTTTAGCCGTAGCATCGGGTCAGTCGGCTGAGACCATCTCGATTCTTAACATCACTCGAGAAGGCCAGAACATCGTCAGCGGCAGCTCGCTGTACGGCGGCACCTACAATCTTTTTGCCCATACGCTGCCCAAATACGGTATCGAGGTTAAATTCGCCGATTCCAACCGGCCGGAAAGCTTCAAAGAACATATCGATGAGGATACCAGAGCTCTTTATCTGGAAACCATCGGCAATCCCCGGCTGGACGTGCCTGATTTAAGCCGGGTGGCTGAAATAGCTCATCAGCACGATCTGCCCCTGATAGTCGACAATACCTTTGCCACCCCCTACGTCTGCCGCCCTCTAGAGCATGGAGCCGACATAGTCATCCACTCGACCACCAAATTTATCGGCGGCCACGGCACCTCCATCGGCGGCATCATCGTCGACGGCGGCAGTTTCGACTGGGAAGCCGGCGATTATCCCGAACTGAGCGAGCCCGATCCCAGCTATCACGGCATAGTTTACACCGACAGGTTTGAGGAGGCCGCTTATATATATAAAGCCAGAGTTCAGCTGCTGCGGGATTTGGGCAGCTGTCTGAGCCCTTTCAATTCTTTTCTCTTTCTGCAGGGGCTTGAGACGCTGGGACTCAGAATGGAAAAACACTGCAGCAACGCCCTGGAAGTGGCCGAATTTCTGCAGGCAAGCGATAAGGTGTCCTGGGTCAATTATCCCGGCCTCGAAGACCATATGACCCATGATACAGCCGACAGGTATTTAGAAAACGGTTACGGTGCCGTTTTGACCTTCGGCGTCAAAGGAGGCCGACAGGCCGGTATCGACTTTATCGAAAATCTGGAGCTGATCTCTCATCTGGCCAACGTCGGCGATGCCAAGACCCTGGCCATTCATCCTGCCAGCACCACCCACCAGCAGCTCACCGAAGAAGAACAGGAAAAATCAGGGGTGACTTCTGATATGATCAGAGTTTCGATAGGTATCGAGGATGCCGGAGATATAATAGCCGATCTCGAACAGGCGCTGGCAGCCGCTGCCAGCTAAATGTCATATTTTAAAACTTTGCAAAGGGGTTTTTAGCAATGCCAGTAAAAATTCATTCCGATCTGCCTGCATATGATCTGCTCAGAGAAGAAAACGTATCGGTAATTCCCCGGGAGACCCGGATGGCTGATATGCAGAGAATAACCGAGATGCCGGAGCTGAACTTTCTTGTGCTCAATCTGATGCCGAACAAAATTATAACGGAGACTCAGATTCTGAGGCTTTTAGCCGGCACTTCTTTTCAGGTCGAAGTGGATTTTCTCTTCCCCGACAGCTACGAACCTGAAAATGTGGAGAAGGAGCATCTGGAGCGCTTTTACAGCAGTTTTTCTGAGGTAAAGCATAAAAATTACGACGGTATGATTGTGACCGGCGCACCTATCGAAACTCTTTCTTTCGAAGAGGTCGATTACTGGCAGGAATTTACCGAAATAATCGACTGGAGTTTTCAAAACGTAATCTCCACGCTTTTTATCTGCTGGGGTGCTTTTGCCGCATTTTATCACCATTACGGCATAGAAAAGCAGGTGCTGGAAGAGAAGTTGTTCGGGGTTTATCCCCACGAAGTTCGCGGTCCCGGCCGCGATATAGTCCGCGGATTTTCCGGGGAAGTAATGGCTCCCCATTCCCGTTATGCCCGGGTCGATGAGGAAGATATAAAAGCCCATAAAGAGCTGGAAATTTTGCTGCATTCCCAAAAGGCCGGTGCTCATCTGACAGCCAGACACGATCGGCGCCAGATCTTTCAAACCGGACATTTTGAGTACGATGCGGGAACTTTAAAACAGGAATTCGAACGGGATCGGCGCAAAAAGATCGATATAGATATACCGGAAAATTATTTCCCCGAGGATGATCCCGGGCGCGAACCGCAGATGAGCTGGCGCAAACCGGGACAGCAGTTTTACCGCAACTGGCTTTATCATTATATCTATATCCAAAAAACCCCCAGCAAACACGCCGGCAATG from Halarsenatibacter silvermanii carries:
- a CDS encoding homoserine O-succinyltransferase — encoded protein: MPVKIHSDLPAYDLLREENVSVIPRETRMADMQRITEMPELNFLVLNLMPNKIITETQILRLLAGTSFQVEVDFLFPDSYEPENVEKEHLERFYSSFSEVKHKNYDGMIVTGAPIETLSFEEVDYWQEFTEIIDWSFQNVISTLFICWGAFAAFYHHYGIEKQVLEEKLFGVYPHEVRGPGRDIVRGFSGEVMAPHSRYARVDEEDIKAHKELEILLHSQKAGAHLTARHDRRQIFQTGHFEYDAGTLKQEFERDRRKKIDIDIPENYFPEDDPGREPQMSWRKPGQQFYRNWLYHYIYIQKTPSKHAGNVFAVKK
- a CDS encoding O-acetylhomoserine aminocarboxypropyltransferase/cysteine synthase family protein, translated to MSEEKDQAKEEKGFQTKSVHAGQDPDPATGSRAVPIYQTTSYVFEDTDEAADLFALDKPGNIYSRIMNPTNAVFEERVADLEGGVGALAVASGQSAETISILNITREGQNIVSGSSLYGGTYNLFAHTLPKYGIEVKFADSNRPESFKEHIDEDTRALYLETIGNPRLDVPDLSRVAEIAHQHDLPLIVDNTFATPYVCRPLEHGADIVIHSTTKFIGGHGTSIGGIIVDGGSFDWEAGDYPELSEPDPSYHGIVYTDRFEEAAYIYKARVQLLRDLGSCLSPFNSFLFLQGLETLGLRMEKHCSNALEVAEFLQASDKVSWVNYPGLEDHMTHDTADRYLENGYGAVLTFGVKGGRQAGIDFIENLELISHLANVGDAKTLAIHPASTTHQQLTEEEQEKSGVTSDMIRVSIGIEDAGDIIADLEQALAAAAS